A part of Numenius arquata chromosome 2, bNumArq3.hap1.1, whole genome shotgun sequence genomic DNA contains:
- the SNU13 gene encoding NHP2-like protein 1, translating into MSEAEVNPKAYPLADAQLTKTLLDLVQQSCNYKQLRKGANEATKTLNRGIAEFIVMAADAEPLEIILHLPLLCEDKNVPYVFVRSKQALGRACGVSRPVIACSITIKEGSQLKPQIQSVQQAIERLLV; encoded by the exons ATG AGTGAGGCAGAAGTGAATCCCAAAGCTTACCCCCTGGCTGATGCGCAGCTCACCAAAACGCTACTGGATCTTGTGCAGCAATCCTGCAACTACAAGCAGCTACGCAAGGGAGCCAATGAAG CCACCAAAACACTGAACCGAGGGATAGCAGAGTTCATTGTGATGGCAGCAGATGCGGAACCCTTGGAGATAATCCTGCATCTCCCTCTTCTCTGTGAGGACAAGAATGTACCTTACGTGTTTGTGCGCTCCAAGCAAGCCCTGGGCCGGGCATGTGGTGTTTCTCGGCCTGTCATCGCCTGCTCCATCACCATCAAGGAAGGATCACAGCTAAAGCCTCAGATCCAGTCTGTCCAGCAAGCTATAGAAAGACTGTTGGTCTAA